A window of Amycolatopsis australiensis contains these coding sequences:
- a CDS encoding PTS system mannose/fructose/sorbose family transporter subunit IID: MALTLWAIYCTYDGLGPFLIYAQRPLIAGSVAGLIVGHPLLGLLVGATLELASLGVYTYGGATIPDYQTGAIVGTALAAGAAGEPAAQAAIGIGVGLPAAILLSTLDPVGKIITTALVHRADGYAAEGNARGLAAIHWISLVPWVAVRAIPTFLAALAASGGLVKDITASIPAGFVHGMTLAGALLPAVGFALLLGMMELSRYWYLLLIGFVAFAYLHLPLLGIALVGVAVAMLYVTLKRDEPAIAVPESTAEESTVDSRLTKQDLRRVFRRYFWASQISWNYERMQALGFAYAMEPALRRLYPDQAGYAAGLQRHLQFFNTSVLIGGPLILGSTVALEEAGTPQSAASTKVALMGPMAGIGDTVVFALYNSIVFTMGASWALQGNWLGPAFAAVMVLVPYALVRRWQFGFAYREGKRLAGHLAAGALARVAQGATVLGFVVLGGFIPSIVKVVTTLTYRQTTTVQGQPVTQSVAIQDRLDELLPFLLPVLVTAGVYLLTVKARLRPVWIIAVVVVAGVVLGWLGWFAPAAPAKS; this comes from the coding sequence TTGGCCCTGACCCTCTGGGCGATCTACTGCACCTACGACGGGCTCGGCCCGTTCCTCATCTACGCCCAGCGCCCGCTGATCGCCGGCTCGGTGGCCGGGCTGATCGTCGGGCACCCGCTGCTCGGCCTGCTGGTCGGCGCGACGCTGGAGCTGGCCTCGCTCGGCGTCTACACCTACGGCGGCGCGACCATCCCGGACTACCAGACCGGCGCGATCGTCGGCACCGCGCTGGCCGCCGGTGCCGCCGGCGAACCGGCCGCGCAGGCGGCGATCGGGATCGGCGTCGGGCTGCCGGCGGCGATCCTGCTGTCCACGCTGGACCCGGTCGGCAAGATCATCACCACCGCGCTGGTGCACCGGGCCGACGGCTACGCCGCCGAAGGCAATGCGCGCGGCCTGGCCGCGATCCACTGGATCAGCCTGGTGCCGTGGGTCGCGGTGCGCGCGATCCCGACGTTCCTCGCCGCGCTCGCCGCGTCCGGCGGGCTGGTCAAGGACATCACCGCGAGCATCCCGGCCGGGTTCGTGCACGGCATGACGCTCGCCGGCGCGCTGCTGCCCGCGGTCGGGTTCGCGCTGCTGCTCGGCATGATGGAGCTGTCGCGGTACTGGTACCTGCTGCTGATCGGGTTCGTCGCGTTCGCCTACCTGCACCTTCCGCTGCTCGGGATCGCGCTGGTCGGCGTCGCGGTCGCGATGCTGTACGTGACGCTCAAGCGCGACGAGCCGGCGATCGCCGTCCCGGAAAGCACCGCCGAGGAGTCCACAGTGGACTCCCGGCTGACCAAGCAGGACCTGCGGCGGGTGTTCCGCCGGTACTTCTGGGCGAGCCAGATCTCCTGGAACTACGAGCGGATGCAGGCGCTCGGGTTCGCGTACGCGATGGAACCGGCGCTGCGCCGGCTCTACCCGGACCAGGCGGGCTACGCCGCCGGCCTGCAGCGGCACCTGCAGTTCTTCAACACCTCGGTGCTCATCGGCGGCCCGCTGATCCTCGGCTCCACCGTCGCACTGGAGGAGGCGGGCACGCCGCAGTCGGCCGCGAGCACCAAGGTCGCGCTGATGGGCCCGATGGCCGGCATCGGCGACACGGTCGTCTTCGCGCTGTACAACAGCATCGTCTTCACCATGGGTGCCTCGTGGGCGCTGCAGGGCAACTGGCTCGGCCCGGCCTTCGCCGCGGTGATGGTGCTCGTGCCGTACGCGCTCGTGCGGCGCTGGCAGTTCGGCTTCGCCTACCGGGAAGGGAAACGGCTGGCCGGGCACCTCGCCGCCGGGGCGCTCGCCCGCGTCGCCCAGGGCGCGACCGTGCTCGGGTTCGTCGTGCTCGGCGGGTTCATCCCGTCGATCGTCAAGGTCGTCACCACGCTGACCTACCGGCAGACCACCACCGTCCAGGGGCAGCCGGTGACCCAGTCGGTCGCGATCCAGGACCGGCTCGACGAGCTGCTGCCGTTCCTGCTGCCGGTGCTCGTCACCGCCGGGGTCTACCTGCTCACGGTCAAGGCCCGGCTGCGGCCGGTCTGGATCATCGCCGTCGTCGTCGTGGCCGGGGTCGTCCTGGGGTGGCTCGGCTGGTTCGCGCCGGCGGCCCCGGCGAAGAGTTAG
- a CDS encoding PTS sugar transporter subunit IIB, whose translation MAGAHVRIDNRLIHGQVTVAWTRRLGVRRLLVCNDEVAADDLQRMLLPQAARGLPTEVLTVEATLAAPVAADVMILAKHPEDAFRLVDGGLRPEIVNVGNVAPRPGTAYTMVTRSIAVTADEADGYRKLAAAGVPLVTQLMPQDKPAEFVPLLDRKGL comes from the coding sequence ATGGCGGGGGCACACGTCCGGATCGACAACCGGCTGATCCACGGGCAGGTCACGGTCGCGTGGACCCGGCGGCTCGGCGTGCGCCGGCTGCTCGTCTGCAACGACGAAGTGGCCGCCGACGACCTGCAGCGGATGCTGCTCCCGCAGGCCGCGCGCGGCCTGCCCACCGAGGTGCTGACGGTCGAGGCCACGCTGGCCGCGCCGGTGGCCGCGGACGTCATGATCCTGGCGAAGCACCCCGAAGACGCCTTCCGCCTGGTCGACGGCGGGCTGCGGCCGGAGATCGTCAACGTCGGCAACGTCGCGCCCCGGCCGGGCACCGCCTACACGATGGTCACGCGCTCGATCGCGGTCACCGCGGACGAGGCCGACGGCTACCGCAAGCTCGCGGCGGCGGGCGTCCCGCTCGTCACGCAGCTGATGCCCCAGGACAAACCCGCGGAATTCGTTCCCCTGCTCGACCGGAAAGGGCTGTAG
- a CDS encoding MBL fold metallo-hydrolase: MPAVRSNIVPLRHARPGVVAYVKSPAEWFVSNCGWIQGSEGVVLVDTCGTEQATLELVRDVRKYAGEQELTVVVTHAHGEHHNGVGVALRDGGTALAAPGSVELVKAGPQTYGNVFTYTQWGVLEPPEPSAVRAVPGWRRLDLGDAVADVVAVPGVAHTAGDLVVHEPRSGTLFTGDLVSIGDTPLAVHGSVPGWLDTLDWLQDTFRPRTVVPGHGPVATPGHSALHAMRVYLEWLLEMTARQRDFTKLAHQASLRWPSWRNPERHIGNLMRAYADQHGRKLDVDLAIDAVLAAAGGRIDLDCVLGGEPVRRIS, from the coding sequence ATGCCTGCCGTCAGATCGAACATCGTCCCGCTGCGGCACGCGCGCCCGGGAGTGGTCGCGTACGTGAAGAGCCCGGCGGAGTGGTTCGTCTCGAACTGCGGCTGGATCCAGGGCAGCGAGGGCGTGGTCCTGGTCGACACCTGCGGCACCGAGCAGGCGACGCTGGAGCTGGTGCGCGACGTCCGCAAGTACGCGGGCGAGCAGGAGCTGACGGTCGTCGTCACGCACGCGCACGGCGAGCACCACAACGGCGTCGGGGTCGCGCTGCGCGACGGCGGGACGGCGCTGGCCGCGCCCGGCAGCGTCGAGCTGGTCAAGGCCGGCCCGCAGACCTACGGCAACGTCTTCACCTACACCCAGTGGGGCGTGCTGGAGCCGCCGGAACCGTCGGCGGTCCGCGCGGTGCCGGGGTGGCGGCGGCTGGACCTCGGCGACGCGGTCGCCGACGTGGTGGCGGTGCCCGGCGTCGCGCACACCGCGGGCGACCTGGTGGTGCACGAGCCGCGCTCGGGCACGCTGTTCACCGGCGACCTGGTGTCCATCGGCGACACGCCGCTGGCGGTGCACGGCTCGGTCCCCGGCTGGCTCGACACGCTCGACTGGCTGCAGGACACCTTCCGCCCGCGCACGGTCGTGCCCGGCCACGGCCCGGTGGCGACCCCCGGCCACAGCGCACTGCACGCGATGCGCGTCTACCTGGAGTGGCTGCTGGAGATGACCGCGCGCCAGCGGGACTTCACGAAGCTGGCGCACCAGGCGTCGCTGCGCTGGCCGTCGTGGCGCAACCCGGAGCGGCACATCGGCAACCTGATGCGCGCGTACGCGGACCAGCACGGCCGCAAGCTCGACGTGGATCTGGCGATCGACGCGGTCCTCGCCGCGGCGGGCGGCCGCATCGACCTGGACTGCGTGCTGGGCGGCGAACCGGTCCGCCGCATCTCGTAA
- a CDS encoding lipase family alpha/beta hydrolase encodes MRITAWWRGISPRRRLLLSGAGAAVVTVLVAAVAATTGTSAAPRTGVPDQSRPGPVLLVPGYGGGQGGLDVLAARIRQATGRSTEVLTLAGDGTGDLLEQAGVLAEAVERAYARGAPSVDVVGYSAGGVVARLWVSREGGDHQARRVVTLGAPMHGTGLAAAGTALDPGACPVACRQLAPGSSLLQELAKEPIPATLPWLSVWTERDETVTPPDSARLDGAVNVALQQVCPGNQARHGDLPTDPAVTALVLQALGTTPLEAPAGCLSS; translated from the coding sequence GTGCGGATCACGGCCTGGTGGCGCGGCATCAGCCCGCGACGGCGGCTGCTGCTGAGCGGTGCCGGCGCCGCCGTGGTGACCGTGCTCGTCGCGGCCGTCGCCGCCACCACCGGGACCAGTGCCGCGCCGCGCACCGGCGTCCCCGACCAGAGCCGGCCCGGCCCGGTGCTGCTCGTCCCCGGCTACGGCGGCGGCCAGGGCGGCCTCGACGTGCTCGCCGCCCGCATCCGGCAGGCCACCGGCCGCAGCACCGAGGTCCTCACCCTGGCCGGCGACGGCACCGGCGACCTGCTCGAGCAAGCCGGCGTTCTGGCCGAAGCCGTCGAACGGGCGTACGCACGCGGAGCGCCTTCGGTCGACGTCGTCGGCTACTCCGCCGGCGGTGTCGTCGCCCGGCTGTGGGTCAGCCGCGAAGGCGGTGACCACCAGGCCCGCCGGGTCGTGACGCTCGGCGCGCCGATGCACGGCACCGGCCTCGCCGCGGCGGGCACCGCGCTCGACCCGGGTGCCTGCCCCGTCGCGTGCCGCCAGCTGGCGCCCGGCAGCTCGCTGCTGCAGGAGCTGGCGAAGGAGCCGATCCCGGCCACCCTGCCGTGGCTGTCGGTGTGGACCGAACGCGACGAGACCGTCACCCCGCCGGACTCGGCCCGGCTCGACGGCGCGGTCAACGTCGCCCTGCAGCAGGTCTGCCCCGGCAACCAGGCCCGGCACGGCGACCTGCCGACCGACCCCGCCGTCACCGCGCTGGTCCTGCAAGCCCTCGGCACCACGCCACTCGAAGCGCCGGCCGGGTGCCTCAGCTCGTGA
- a CDS encoding ABC transporter permease, whose product MIGVELRKLALRPRVWVSVLLLCLLPAIVGVFLATADFAPPPGQGGAFLSAVVSDGALFPAAALALVLPLFLPIAVAVVAGDAIAGEASGGTLRYLLVRPVGRTRLLGAKLVALAVYVTAAIVIVVLTSLVLGVILFGTGGTPGVAGPGGQPSGVTSLSGQSLSSSALGLRLLGAVSYIVVSMLGFAAITVFLSTLTDSALGAALGGLAVLITSSVLETLDAAASVKPYLPTHYWLSWIDFFRDPVLWRNIDHGLLLQAGYIVVFFGAAWANFATKDVTS is encoded by the coding sequence ATGATCGGCGTCGAGCTGCGGAAGCTCGCGCTGCGGCCGCGGGTGTGGGTCAGCGTGCTGCTGCTGTGCCTGCTGCCCGCGATCGTCGGCGTCTTCCTGGCGACGGCCGACTTCGCGCCGCCGCCGGGTCAGGGCGGGGCGTTCCTCTCGGCCGTGGTGAGCGACGGCGCGCTGTTCCCGGCGGCCGCGCTCGCGCTGGTGCTGCCGTTGTTCCTGCCGATCGCGGTCGCGGTGGTCGCGGGCGACGCGATCGCCGGCGAGGCGTCCGGCGGCACGCTGCGGTACCTGCTGGTGCGCCCGGTCGGCCGGACCCGGTTGCTCGGCGCGAAGCTGGTGGCGCTGGCGGTCTACGTGACGGCGGCGATCGTGATCGTCGTGCTGACGTCGCTCGTGCTCGGAGTGATCCTGTTCGGCACCGGCGGGACGCCCGGGGTCGCCGGGCCCGGCGGGCAGCCGAGCGGCGTGACGTCGCTGTCGGGGCAGTCGCTCAGCTCGTCCGCGCTGGGCCTGCGGCTGCTGGGCGCCGTCTCGTACATCGTCGTGTCGATGCTCGGGTTCGCCGCGATCACGGTGTTCCTCTCCACGCTGACCGACTCGGCGCTCGGTGCCGCGCTGGGCGGGCTGGCCGTGCTGATCACCAGCTCGGTGCTGGAGACCCTGGACGCGGCGGCGTCGGTGAAGCCGTACCTGCCGACGCACTACTGGCTGTCCTGGATCGACTTCTTCCGCGATCCGGTGCTGTGGCGCAACATCGACCACGGGCTGCTGCTGCAGGCCGGCTACATCGTCGTGTTCTTCGGGGCCGCGTGGGCGAACTTCGCGACGAAGGACGTCACGAGCTGA
- a CDS encoding ABC transporter ATP-binding protein has protein sequence MIVTRALTKRYGTTVAVDAVDLAVREGDRYGFLGPNGSGKTTLVRMLLGLVYATSGEIEVLGKPVPKRVAEVLPDVGALVEGPAAYPHLSGRRNLALLDAAGRGGGRRTRRRRIEEALDRVGLGGVDRRPVKAYSLGMRQRLGLAGALLRQPRLLVLDEPTNGLDPQGIKEIRELLAELNRAGTTVFLSSHLLAEVEQLCTRVGVVDRGRLVLEEELATLRAATGRVLVGTPDAAAAATVLDGQLESRDGDRLVIRHGDPAALNALLVGAGVRVRSIQAEQRTLEQVVLDVTGPGSDRFGAAG, from the coding sequence ATGATCGTCACGCGCGCGCTGACCAAGCGCTACGGGACCACCGTGGCCGTCGACGCCGTCGACCTGGCCGTCCGCGAAGGCGATCGATACGGCTTCCTCGGCCCGAACGGCTCGGGCAAGACCACGCTCGTCCGGATGCTGCTCGGCCTGGTCTACGCGACCAGCGGGGAGATCGAGGTGCTGGGCAAGCCGGTGCCGAAGCGGGTCGCCGAAGTGCTGCCGGACGTCGGCGCGCTCGTCGAGGGCCCGGCCGCCTACCCGCACCTGTCCGGACGGCGGAACCTCGCGCTGCTCGACGCCGCCGGGCGCGGTGGTGGCCGGCGGACCCGGCGGCGCCGGATCGAGGAGGCCCTCGACCGGGTCGGGCTGGGCGGGGTCGACCGGCGGCCGGTGAAGGCGTACTCGCTGGGCATGCGGCAGCGCCTCGGGCTCGCCGGCGCGCTGCTGCGGCAACCCCGGCTGCTGGTCCTCGACGAGCCGACGAACGGCCTCGACCCGCAGGGCATCAAGGAGATCCGGGAGCTGCTGGCCGAGCTGAACCGGGCCGGCACCACGGTGTTCCTGTCCAGCCACCTGCTGGCCGAGGTCGAGCAGCTGTGCACGCGCGTCGGGGTCGTCGACCGCGGCCGGCTCGTGCTGGAGGAAGAGCTGGCCACGCTGCGGGCGGCGACCGGCCGGGTGCTGGTCGGCACGCCGGACGCGGCGGCGGCGGCCACGGTGCTCGACGGGCAGCTGGAGTCCCGCGACGGCGATCGCCTGGTCATCCGGCACGGCGACCCGGCGGCGCTGAACGCGCTGCTCGTCGGAGCCGGCGTGCGCGTGCGGTCGATCCAGGCCGAACAGCGGACGCTCGAACAGGTCGTCCTCGACGTGACGGGTCCGGGGTCGGACCGGTTCGGCGCGGCCGGATGA
- the folP gene encoding dihydropteroate synthase has protein sequence MTSHRPEMVFRGRRMPGDRALVMAIVNRTPDSFYDKGATFAGHAARDAVDRAVEAGADIVDIGGVKAGEGPEVDVDEESRRVVPFVAEVRERHPGLVISVDTWRHEVGRRVCEAGADLLNDTWAGADPELVEVAAEFGAGYVCSHVGGMPVRTDPYPAPTPERPFWPRYDDVVADVVAELTAAAERTVAAGVPREGILVDPTFDFGKSTRHGLELLRHFDRLVATGWPVLVALSNKDLIGETLDVEAHDRLAGTLAATAIAAHAGAAVFRAHNVRETREAVEAVAGLVSTKD, from the coding sequence ATGACGTCACACCGGCCGGAGATGGTCTTCCGCGGCCGTCGCATGCCCGGCGACCGCGCGCTGGTCATGGCCATCGTCAACCGCACCCCCGACTCGTTCTACGACAAGGGCGCGACCTTCGCCGGGCACGCCGCCCGCGACGCGGTCGACCGCGCGGTCGAGGCGGGCGCCGACATCGTGGACATCGGCGGGGTGAAGGCGGGCGAGGGCCCCGAAGTCGACGTCGACGAGGAGAGCAGGCGGGTCGTGCCGTTCGTCGCCGAGGTGCGGGAACGCCACCCGGGCCTGGTCATCAGCGTCGACACGTGGCGGCACGAGGTGGGCCGCCGGGTCTGCGAGGCCGGTGCCGACCTGCTCAACGACACCTGGGCCGGCGCCGACCCGGAGCTGGTCGAGGTCGCCGCCGAGTTCGGCGCGGGCTACGTGTGCTCGCACGTCGGAGGCATGCCGGTGCGGACCGACCCGTACCCCGCGCCGACCCCGGAGCGGCCGTTCTGGCCGCGCTACGACGACGTCGTCGCGGACGTGGTCGCGGAGCTGACCGCGGCCGCCGAGCGGACCGTCGCGGCCGGCGTACCGCGCGAAGGCATCCTCGTCGACCCGACCTTCGACTTCGGCAAGAGCACCCGCCACGGCCTGGAGCTGCTCCGGCACTTCGACCGGTTGGTGGCGACCGGCTGGCCGGTGCTCGTCGCGCTGTCGAACAAGGACCTCATCGGCGAGACCCTCGACGTCGAAGCCCACGACCGCCTCGCGGGCACCCTCGCGGCGACGGCGATCGCGGCGCACGCCGGTGCCGCGGTCTTCCGCGCCCACAACGTCCGCGAGACACGGGAAGCCGTCGAGGCGGTCGCGGGCCTGGTGTCCACTAAGGACTGA
- a CDS encoding trypsin-like serine peptidase, translating to MAIKFLRSAFAAGATVLALGAGLVAGTGTTADDAYAEGVPATTTAPAPAATAAAQSSPAAQSSPAPAASAVPQSSPDLASSPAPAPALAPAKTVSPVGALFANGSHFCTASVVHSPGGDLVLTAAHCVRDGMSFAPGYHDGIAPAGMWTVTAVAVASGWTASADPDLDFAFLTVRQPGTTASLESLTGANTLGVNRGFEHRITLTGYPDTTDSPVVCTGTTTRSAPYQQRVACPGFPDGTSGGPWVTGGEVIGVIGGYQLGGDTPDVSYSPYFDDDIAKLYASVTG from the coding sequence GTGGCGATCAAGTTCCTGAGGTCCGCGTTCGCGGCCGGGGCGACCGTGCTGGCGCTGGGCGCCGGCCTGGTCGCCGGCACGGGCACGACCGCCGACGACGCCTACGCCGAGGGCGTCCCGGCCACCACCACCGCGCCGGCTCCGGCCGCCACCGCGGCCGCGCAGTCTTCCCCGGCCGCGCAGTCTTCCCCGGCCCCGGCCGCTTCCGCCGTCCCGCAGTCTTCCCCGGACCTGGCTTCCTCCCCGGCACCGGCGCCCGCCTTGGCTCCGGCGAAAACCGTTTCCCCGGTCGGCGCGCTGTTCGCGAACGGAAGCCATTTCTGCACCGCGAGTGTCGTCCATTCACCCGGCGGCGACCTGGTACTGACGGCCGCGCACTGCGTCCGGGACGGAATGTCCTTCGCCCCGGGATATCACGACGGAATCGCGCCGGCAGGAATGTGGACCGTCACCGCCGTCGCCGTCGCGAGCGGCTGGACCGCCTCGGCCGACCCGGATCTCGATTTCGCGTTCCTGACCGTCCGGCAGCCCGGCACGACGGCGTCGCTGGAAAGCCTCACCGGCGCGAACACGCTCGGCGTGAACCGCGGATTCGAGCACCGGATCACCCTCACGGGCTACCCCGACACGACCGATTCCCCGGTCGTCTGCACCGGCACCACGACCCGGTCCGCCCCCTACCAGCAGCGCGTGGCGTGCCCCGGTTTCCCGGACGGCACCAGCGGCGGCCCGTGGGTGACCGGCGGCGAGGTCATCGGCGTCATCGGCGGCTACCAGCTCGGCGGCGACACCCCGGACGTCTCCTACAGTCCCTACTTCGACGACGACATCGCGAAGCTGTACGCCTCGGTCACCGGCTGA
- a CDS encoding DUF11 domain-containing protein, translating to MAALATAFIAMAPAAQAVPPSSSVEISPTTLLPGQTFTVSETIYNDRDFTVSYAKAAIYGSPTPITDIADLVSCTGVTELGCFQAGSSYRAPFGNLEPGGTRTAVFTLRVKDTATPGQFTLQHQFVGDNYAFEILGGPLVTIANPATNADVKVALAASGHGGLNARIDYTLTVTNDGPSAASGIRVVATYPPGLSFAGGTGCATAGTTRTLNCDVASLASGASTTAKFSLNGGLLALGSYATTVQRTASSPADPNAANDSAAKTCSALTGLIVTC from the coding sequence GTGGCCGCACTGGCCACGGCGTTCATCGCGATGGCACCCGCCGCGCAGGCGGTGCCGCCGTCCAGTTCGGTCGAAATCAGTCCCACCACCCTGCTTCCGGGACAGACTTTCACCGTCTCCGAAACCATTTACAACGACCGCGATTTCACGGTGTCGTATGCGAAGGCCGCCATTTACGGCTCGCCGACGCCGATCACCGACATCGCCGACCTCGTGTCCTGCACCGGCGTGACGGAGCTCGGCTGCTTCCAGGCCGGCAGCAGCTACCGCGCGCCCTTCGGCAACCTCGAGCCGGGCGGCACCCGGACGGCGGTGTTCACCTTGCGGGTCAAGGACACCGCGACGCCGGGCCAGTTCACGCTGCAGCACCAGTTCGTCGGCGACAACTACGCCTTCGAGATCCTCGGCGGGCCGCTGGTCACGATCGCGAACCCGGCGACCAACGCCGACGTCAAGGTGGCGCTGGCCGCGTCCGGGCACGGCGGGCTGAACGCGCGGATCGACTACACGCTGACCGTGACGAACGACGGCCCGTCCGCGGCGAGCGGAATCCGGGTCGTGGCAACGTATCCGCCGGGGCTGTCGTTCGCCGGCGGGACGGGATGTGCCACTGCCGGTACCACGCGGACGCTGAACTGCGACGTCGCTTCGCTGGCTTCGGGTGCTTCGACGACCGCGAAGTTCTCGCTCAACGGCGGCCTGCTGGCCCTCGGTTCCTACGCCACCACCGTGCAGCGCACGGCGAGTTCGCCGGCGGATCCCAACGCCGCGAACGACAGCGCCGCCAAGACGTGCTCGGCGCTCACCGGGCTCATCGTGACCTGCTGA
- a CDS encoding TetR/AcrR family transcriptional regulator: MPETALPGRRAQAARNDSVILDAARQVFLRDPKAPISQVAERAGVGISALYRRYPSKEALLSRLCHDGLRRYIAEAEAAAEEPDGWKALTEFLGRVVDADVHSLTVHLAGTFTPTAEMGDDARRAGELSARLVERARETGRLRHDAVTEDLGMILECCAAIRVDDPDRTAELRRRYLAMLVGGLAAGEGPDLPGPPPRPGEMNGRWRPS; the protein is encoded by the coding sequence ATGCCCGAGACCGCCCTGCCGGGCCGCCGCGCCCAGGCCGCCCGCAACGACTCCGTCATCCTCGACGCCGCCCGCCAGGTCTTCCTCCGCGATCCGAAAGCGCCGATCTCCCAGGTCGCCGAGCGCGCGGGGGTCGGCATCAGCGCCCTCTACCGGCGCTACCCCAGCAAAGAGGCGCTGCTCAGCCGGCTCTGCCACGACGGCCTGCGCCGCTACATCGCCGAAGCCGAGGCGGCCGCCGAGGAGCCCGACGGCTGGAAGGCGCTCACGGAGTTCCTCGGCCGGGTGGTGGACGCCGACGTGCACTCGCTGACCGTCCACCTCGCCGGCACGTTCACCCCGACCGCCGAGATGGGCGACGACGCGCGGCGGGCGGGTGAGCTGTCGGCGCGCCTGGTCGAGCGGGCGCGCGAGACCGGGCGGCTGCGCCACGACGCCGTCACCGAGGACCTCGGCATGATCCTCGAGTGCTGCGCGGCGATCCGCGTCGACGACCCGGACCGCACCGCCGAGCTGCGCCGCCGGTACCTGGCGATGCTCGTCGGCGGGCTGGCGGCGGGCGAGGGGCCGGACCTGCCGGGCCCGCCGCCGCGGCCCGGTGAGATGAACGGCCGCTGGCGTCCGTCCTGA
- a CDS encoding TIGR03086 family metal-binding protein codes for MTVPALRPFRAEIPQSALDDLQARLRRALWPDDLPAEYGVTNERVRTLAEYWLTEFDWRAFEARLNAYPQFVTEIDGETIHFLHVRSSRAGATPLVLTHGWPGSVVEYLDVIGPLTEPESPDAPAFHLVIPSLPGFGFSGPVRSAGWDRYRTARAWAELMDRLGYESYGAVGNDAGSMISPEIGRLAPEKVLGVHVTQLFSFPSGDPAELADLSEADQAALAHLQWFYENMFSFNQLHSQQPHTLAFALADSPLALLAWNAQLFGEHLDAEFVVANVALYWLTGTGGSSIRFYFEEAHTASHPEGPTTVPTALAMFAGDFQSIRRFAERDHANIVSWHAYDVRPGSGGPRDAAGHYAAHEAPEVLVPDIRRFFAGLVRPWPLLASAHEALRTAVAGVTDGTLPTPCADWTVTQVIHHAGGDQLAYAASITGQAGPDFNPFAPSGEPADTASFLEPKLAAAAAAFATVSREATAVPTPLPQGPLPAATAVAAAALDAAVHAWDIAVATGQASPLTAELAEALLPAAKELTPPLRGFAYAPALDGEAGDDVVSELLRYLGRDPEWKA; via the coding sequence ATGACGGTCCCCGCCCTTCGCCCCTTCCGCGCCGAGATCCCGCAGTCCGCCCTGGACGACCTGCAGGCGCGGCTGCGCCGGGCGCTCTGGCCGGACGACCTGCCCGCCGAATACGGCGTCACGAACGAGCGGGTCCGCACGCTGGCCGAGTACTGGCTGACGGAGTTCGACTGGCGGGCGTTCGAGGCGCGGCTGAACGCGTACCCGCAGTTCGTCACCGAGATCGACGGCGAGACGATCCACTTCCTGCACGTCCGGTCCTCCCGCGCCGGCGCGACGCCGCTGGTGCTGACGCACGGCTGGCCGGGCTCGGTCGTCGAGTACCTCGACGTCATCGGCCCGCTCACCGAACCGGAGTCGCCGGACGCGCCGGCGTTCCACCTGGTGATCCCGTCACTGCCGGGCTTCGGCTTCTCGGGCCCGGTCCGCTCGGCGGGCTGGGACCGCTACCGCACCGCGCGGGCGTGGGCGGAGCTGATGGACCGGCTGGGTTACGAGTCGTACGGCGCCGTCGGCAACGACGCCGGGTCGATGATCTCGCCGGAGATCGGCAGGCTGGCGCCGGAGAAGGTCCTCGGCGTGCACGTCACGCAGCTGTTCTCGTTCCCCTCCGGCGACCCGGCGGAGCTGGCGGACCTGAGCGAGGCCGACCAGGCCGCGCTCGCCCACCTCCAGTGGTTTTACGAGAACATGTTCTCCTTCAACCAGCTGCACAGCCAGCAGCCGCACACGCTGGCCTTCGCGCTGGCCGACTCGCCGCTGGCGTTGCTGGCGTGGAACGCGCAGCTGTTCGGCGAGCACCTCGACGCGGAGTTCGTCGTCGCCAACGTGGCGCTGTACTGGCTGACCGGCACGGGCGGCTCGTCGATCCGCTTCTACTTCGAGGAAGCGCACACGGCGTCGCACCCGGAGGGCCCGACGACGGTGCCGACCGCCCTGGCGATGTTCGCGGGCGACTTCCAGTCGATCCGCCGGTTCGCCGAGCGCGACCACGCCAACATCGTCAGCTGGCACGCCTACGACGTCCGGCCGGGCAGCGGCGGTCCCCGCGACGCGGCCGGCCACTACGCGGCGCACGAGGCCCCGGAGGTCCTGGTGCCCGACATCCGCCGGTTCTTCGCCGGGCTGGTCCGCCCGTGGCCGCTGCTGGCGTCGGCGCACGAGGCCCTGCGCACGGCGGTCGCGGGGGTGACGGACGGGACGCTGCCGACGCCGTGCGCGGACTGGACGGTGACCCAGGTGATCCACCACGCGGGCGGCGACCAGCTGGCGTACGCGGCGTCGATCACCGGCCAGGCGGGCCCGGACTTCAACCCGTTCGCCCCGTCGGGCGAGCCGGCGGACACGGCGAGTTTCCTGGAGCCGAAGCTGGCCGCCGCGGCGGCGGCGTTCGCGACGGTGTCCCGCGAGGCGACGGCGGTTCCGACGCCGTTGCCGCAGGGACCCCTCCCGGCGGCGACGGCGGTGGCCGCGGCGGCGTTGGACGCGGCGGTGCACGCGTGGGACATCGCGGTCGCGACGGGTCAGGCGTCCCCGCTGACCGCGGAGCTGGCCGAGGCCCTGCTGCCGGCGGCGAAGGAGCTGACGCCGCCGTTGCGCGGCTTCGCGTACGCACCGGCGCTGGACGGCGAAGCGGGCGACGACGTGGTGTCGGAGCTGCTGCGGTACCTGGGCCGCGACCCCGAGTGGAAGGCGTAA